A genomic window from Aquila chrysaetos chrysaetos chromosome 21, bAquChr1.4, whole genome shotgun sequence includes:
- the STARD8 gene encoding stAR-related lipid transfer protein 8 isoform X3: MTLNTCASMKLEVHFQRKQNEDSEEEDLCAISDRWAFQRDSKRWSRVGSVDVLSQGSEVLSSTMRLASSHESVLTDLSTNPEAASLHSAGSTGGTLGIGAAPPDPPSPIRAATATIAASSRSLSERSLPEQPSSRSEGSKEKPKKRRSRSFLKRIESLRRKDKEKASPEEKVAPHGSIAATPGWGSLKSNGDLAATKGNSSKRGISASFHGKKHFFSVSYRTNRLLGSGGSKVSSNPKRSGVYLEDYETAVTGGGDWAAGECQHRQARRGDCLVYIPRDHKPGTFPKSLSIESLCPLGSSSLTHWKSGNAPVGLVGGGGGGSSSSVEGSSSPRGFACRPRRGSCSSLGSRVSVYDNVPEFGSSEDFCKDGEVTYENLDDILQHMWGLQQKVELWYKAISPDLAGEEGGEEEEEEEEESDSGGEPSNLHFEERSMSDVGTSASDFDSTGNSLNEAEETEMRERRDSGVGASLTRPCRKLRWHSFQNSHRPSLNSASLEINRQSSAQLNLLQKCSLLRLTAIMEKYSVPHKQAWTWTVPKFMKRSKVPDYRDKMVFGVPPIINVKRTGQPLPQSIQQAMRYIRSQCLDQVGIFRKSGVKSRIQALRHMNETSPDNVNYDGQSAYDVADLLKQYFRDLPEPIFTSKLTDTFLQIYQFVSKEQRLQAVQAAVILMPDENREVLQTLLYFLSDIASAEENQMTAGNLAVCLAPSIFHLNVSKKESTSPRVIHKRGTMGKPDQKDLNENMAATQGLSHMITDCKKLFQVSHDILLQLSSSYMAADAYPHPLTDLLCQGENKDLHSYFEQSVQNLLKESSEKFKGWLSTPGPLNTELSCKKVGDGHPLRLWKVSTDVEAPPAMVLHRVLRERHLWDEDLLQSKVVEALDKNMEVYHYVTDSMAPHPRRDCVVLRRWCTDLPRGACLLISISVEHDKLPVEGGVKAIVLTSQYLIEPSAMGRSKVTHICRADLRGRSPEWYNKVFGHLCAMELARIRDSFPALTPNGPETKI, from the exons ATGACCCTGAACACATGTGCCTCCATGAAGCTGGAAGTTCACTTTCAGCGTAAACAG AATGAAGACTCCGAGGAGGAAGACCTGTGTGCCATCAGTGACCGGTGGGCTTTTCAGAGGGACAGCAAGAGGTGGTCCCGGGTGGGGTCGGTCGACGTCCTCTCCCAGGGCTCTGAGGTCCTGAGCTCCACCATGCGGCTGGCGTCCAGCCATGAGAGCGTCCTCACGGATCTCAGCACCAACCCAGAGGCCGCGTCCCTGCACAGCGCGGGCAGCACTGGCGGCACGCTGGGCAtcggggccgcgccgcccgaCCCCCCGTCCCCCATCCGTGCCGCCACCGCCACCATCGCCGCCTCCAGCCGCAGCTTGAGTGAGCGCTCCTTGCCAGAGCAGCCCTCGAGCCGCAGTGAGGGCTCCAAGGAGAAGCCGAAGAAGCGACGGTCTCGCAGCTTCCTGAAGAGGATCGAGTCCCTCCGAAGGAAGGACAAAGAGAAAGCCAGCCCAGAAGAGAAGGTGGCCCCACACGGCAGCATTGCAGCCACTCCAGGATGGGGCTCCCTGAAGAGTAACGGGGACCTTGCAGCCACCAAGGGCAACTCCTCTAAAAGAGGGATATCCGCCTCTTTCCATGGCAAAAAACACTTCTTCTCGGTATCGTACAGGACTAACCGCCTGCTAGGGTCAGGTGGGAGCAAGGTGAGCTCTAACCCAAAACGCAGCGGAGTCTACCTGGAGGACTATGAAACGGCCGTCACAGGCGGGGGCGACTGGGCTGCTGGAGAGTGCCAGCACCGGCAGGCGCGCCGGGGGGACTGCTTGGTCTACATCCCCCGGGACCACAAGCCGGGCACCTTCCCCAAATCCCTCTCCATCGAGAGCTTGTGTCCCttgggcagcagctccctgacCCACTGGAAATCGGGGAACGCACCCGTCGGGCTGGtgggaggcggcgggggcggcagcagcagcagcgtggaGGGCTCGTCCTCCCCGCGGGGCTTCGCCTGCCGCCCCCGGCGgggctcctgcagctccctgggcaGCCGGGTCAGCGTGTACGACAACGTGCCGGAGTTCGGCAGCAGCGAGGATTTCTGCAAGGATGGGGAGGTGACTTACGAGAACCTCGACGACATACTGCAGCACATGtgggggctgcagcagaaggTGGAGCTCTGGTATAAAGCCATCTCCCCCGacctggctggggaggaggggggcgaggaggaggaagaggaggaggaggagtcgGACTCGGGAGGGGAACCCTCCAACCTGCACTTTGAAGAGCGGTCCATGTCAGATGTCGGCACCTCTGCTAGCGACTTTGACAGCACGGGCAACTCCCTCAACGAGGCCGAAGAGACCGAGATGCGGGAGCGCCGGGACTCGGGGGTGGGAGCATCGCTCACCAGGCCCTGCAG AAAGCTGCGTTGGCACAGTTTCCAGAACTCGCACCGGCCCAGCCTGAACTCTGCCTCCCTGGAGATCAACCGCCAGTCCTCTGCCCAGCTCAACCTGCTCCAGAAGTGCTCCCTGCTCCGTCTCACGGCTATCATGGAGAAGTACTCTGTGCCCCACAAGCAAGCCTGGACTTG GACTGTGCCCAAGTTCATGAAGCGGAGTAAAGTCCCCGACTACAGGGACAAGATGGTCTTCGGGGTGCCGCCCATCATCAACGTGAAGCGGACGGGGCAGCCCCTGCCGCAGAGCATCCAGCAGGCAATGCGCTACATCCGCAGCCAGTGCCTGGACCAG GTTGGCATTTTCCGAAAGTCGGGGGTGAAGTCCCGGATTCAGGCGCTCCGGCACATGAACGAAACCAGCCCCGACAACGTCAACTACGACGGGCAGTCGGCGTATGATGTGGCTGACCTGCTGAAGCAGTATTTCCGTGACCTGCCAGAGCCCATCTTCACCAGCAAGCTGACGGACACCTTCCTGCAGATCTACCAGT TCGTGTCGAAGGAGCAGCGGCTGCAGGCGGTGCAGGCGGCCGTTATCCTCATGCCGGATGAGAACCGGGAGGTGCTGCAGACCCTGCTCTACTTCCTGAGCGACATTGCCTCCGCGGAGGAGAACCAGATGACCGCCGGGAACCTGGCTGTGTGCCTGGCCCCCTCCATCTTCCACCTCAACGTGTCCAAGAAGGAAAGCACCTCGCCAAG GGTGATACATAAGAGGGGCACCATGGGGAAGCCTGACCAGAAGGACCTCAACGAGAACATGGCTGCGACGCAGGGGCTCTCCCACATGATCACCGACTGCAAGAAGCTCTTCCAG GTCTCCCACGACAtcttgctgcagctgagcagctccTATATGGCAGCAGATGCGTATCCCCATCCCCTGACTGACTTACTGTGTCAGGGGGAAAACAAGGATTTACACTCCTACTTCGAGCAGAGTGTCCAGAACCTGCTCAAAGAGTCATCAGAGAAATTCAAGGGGTGGCTGAGCACGCCAGGACCCTTAAACACGGAGCTCTCCTGCAAAAAG GTTGGGGACGGGCACCCTCTGCGCTTGTGGAAGGTCTCCACGGATGTCGAGGCTCCTCCTGCCATGGTGCTGCACCGGGTGCTTCGGGAGCGTCACCTCTGGGACGAGGACCTATTGCAGAGCAAAGTGGTGGAGGCCCTGGACAAGAACATGGAGGTCTACCACTACGTCACGGACAGCATGGCACCCCACCCGCGCAGGGACTGCGTGGTGCTCCG GCGCTGGTGCACGGACCTGCCACGGGGAGCCTGCCTGCTCATCTCCATCTCGGTGGAGCACGACAAGCTGCCGGTGGAGGGAGGTGTCAAAGCCATCGTGCTGACGTCCCAGTACCTCATCGAGCCCAGCGCCATGGGCCGCTCCAAAGTGACCCACATCTGCAGAGCTGACCTCAG GGGCCGGTCTCCTGAGTGGTACAACAAGGTCTTTGGCCACCTCTGCGCCATGGAGCTGGCGAGGATCCGAGACTCTTTCCCAGCCCTGACTCCCAATGGCCCCGAGACGAAGATCTGA